The following are encoded together in the Pseudodesulfovibrio indicus genome:
- a CDS encoding TrkH family potassium uptake protein, whose amino-acid sequence MRTKIFSPYWLPVWFFAGAILIGALLLHLDASHPGGPLSFVDSLFTATSAMCVTGLAVVDTGSYFSTFGLDVILVLIQLGGLGIMTFTTLIIHLLGRHVSLNDRIAVGQSLLHDPSFSLPRFLVRVVAWAFSFEALGALCLWLMDPVGFNPYSAVFHSISAFCNAGFSLYPDSLTQWAGHGGVNTVFIVLITAGGLGFYVLNELGTLVWAWLTDRRKRRSLRVSWHTEVVLKTSLTLVVAGTVVIFAAEGAAANAPDNFLDHFWNALFQSVTCRTAGFNTVDIGGMTNVSLAFMMLLMLIGGSPGSCAGGIKTTTFRALMGFVWAEFRGWEQVRIGRFALDQRAMNKVVSLVTMTFILVGAGTMVLTSLESGDSSYLMARGEFIADMFETISAFATVGLSTGMTPLLDDFERVTLIVLMFVGRLGPIWLLSALQSWQTERRYKVPTSTLPFG is encoded by the coding sequence ATGCGCACTAAAATCTTTTCGCCCTACTGGTTGCCGGTCTGGTTCTTTGCCGGAGCCATCCTGATCGGCGCGCTCCTCCTGCACTTGGACGCGAGCCACCCCGGCGGCCCGCTTTCCTTCGTGGATTCCCTGTTCACGGCCACTTCCGCCATGTGCGTGACCGGGCTGGCCGTGGTGGATACCGGGTCGTATTTCTCGACCTTCGGGCTGGACGTCATTCTGGTGCTCATCCAGCTCGGCGGGCTGGGGATCATGACCTTCACCACCCTGATCATTCATCTGCTGGGCCGCCACGTCTCCCTGAACGACCGCATCGCCGTGGGCCAGTCCCTGCTGCACGACCCGTCCTTCAGCCTGCCCCGGTTCCTGGTGCGGGTCGTGGCCTGGGCCTTCTCCTTCGAGGCGCTGGGGGCGCTCTGCCTGTGGCTCATGGACCCGGTGGGGTTCAATCCGTATTCGGCGGTCTTCCATTCGATTTCGGCGTTTTGCAACGCGGGCTTCTCGCTCTATCCCGACTCCCTGACCCAGTGGGCCGGGCATGGCGGGGTGAACACCGTGTTCATAGTGCTCATCACCGCCGGCGGGCTCGGCTTCTACGTGCTCAACGAGCTGGGAACCCTGGTCTGGGCGTGGCTCACCGACCGGCGCAAGCGCAGGTCCCTGCGCGTCAGCTGGCACACCGAGGTGGTGCTCAAGACGTCCCTGACCCTGGTGGTGGCCGGGACCGTGGTCATCTTCGCGGCCGAGGGCGCGGCCGCCAACGCGCCGGACAATTTCCTGGACCATTTCTGGAACGCCCTGTTCCAGTCCGTGACCTGCCGCACGGCGGGGTTCAACACCGTGGACATCGGCGGCATGACTAACGTGTCCCTGGCCTTCATGATGCTGCTCATGCTCATCGGCGGCTCGCCCGGCTCCTGCGCGGGCGGCATCAAGACCACCACTTTCCGCGCCCTGATGGGGTTCGTCTGGGCCGAGTTCCGGGGGTGGGAACAGGTCCGCATCGGGCGGTTCGCCCTGGACCAGCGGGCCATGAACAAGGTCGTTTCGCTGGTGACCATGACCTTCATCCTGGTTGGGGCGGGGACCATGGTCCTGACCTCGCTGGAAAGCGGCGACAGCTCCTACCTCATGGCGCGCGGGGAATTCATCGCCGACATGTTCGAAACCATTTCCGCCTTCGCCACCGTGGGCCTCTCCACCGGCATGACCCCGCTGCTCGACGACTTCGAGCGGGTCACGCTGATCGTGCTCATGTTCGTGGGCAGGCTCGGTCCCATCTGGCTGCTCTCGGCCCTGCAGAGCTGGCAGACCGAGCGGCGGTACAAGGTGCCCACGTCCACGCTGCCCTTCGGCTAG
- a CDS encoding potassium channel family protein: MAQRKEIGVIGLGKFGFSLAKALTELGHSVVGVDYDPEYVRRAQDTIAQVYQADATDERMLGQIGIKELDRVIVSTGDSMEASILVVLNLQAVGVKNIWVKAISEAHERVLYKLGVPFVVFPEAFVAAQMANRLTAPGLQEYFGLGKDVAVREIIVENWIGKTLRDLDLTNRYQVQVIAFRLAGDSEFRFVPQADRALQAGDVLVLLGRTEDIMRVEKY, from the coding sequence ATGGCTCAAAGAAAGGAAATCGGCGTCATCGGGCTCGGCAAGTTCGGGTTCTCGCTGGCCAAGGCCCTGACCGAACTCGGCCACTCCGTGGTCGGCGTGGACTACGACCCGGAATATGTGCGCCGCGCCCAGGACACCATCGCCCAGGTCTACCAGGCGGACGCCACGGACGAGCGCATGCTCGGCCAGATCGGCATCAAGGAGCTGGACCGGGTCATCGTCTCCACGGGCGACTCCATGGAGGCGTCCATCCTCGTGGTCCTCAACCTCCAGGCCGTGGGCGTGAAGAACATCTGGGTCAAGGCGATCAGCGAGGCGCACGAGCGGGTGCTCTACAAACTCGGCGTGCCCTTCGTGGTCTTCCCGGAGGCGTTCGTGGCCGCCCAGATGGCCAACCGGCTGACCGCGCCCGGCCTCCAGGAATACTTCGGCCTGGGCAAGGATGTGGCCGTGCGCGAGATCATCGTCGAGAACTGGATAGGAAAGACCTTGCGCGATCTGGATTTGACCAATAGGTATCAGGTCCAGGTCATCGCCTTCCGGCTGGCTGGGGACTCGGAATTCCGGTTCGTGCCCCAGGCGGACAGGGCGTTGCAGGCCGGGGACGTTCTGGTCCTGCTCGGCCGGACCGAGGACATCATGCGCGTTGAAAAATACTAG
- a CDS encoding TetR/AcrR family transcriptional regulator, producing the protein MSEDTRRRILQAGANLVHERGFNNTGLKDILKAAGVPKGSFYFYFDNKESFGIEMVEHFDSAFREIIADARNTPGLPPLDKLRRIFDGFAAHFESYGYTRGCPIGNLAQEMGDLSEPFRARLRQALDGMSKSIADILDDAVESGDLPPATDTWETAVFVVEAWHGAIIRMKVTKDGEPLRLCNRFIFDKILK; encoded by the coding sequence ATGAGCGAAGACACGAGACGGCGCATATTGCAGGCCGGGGCGAACCTGGTGCATGAGCGCGGGTTCAACAACACCGGGTTGAAGGATATACTGAAGGCGGCGGGCGTTCCCAAGGGATCGTTCTATTTTTATTTCGACAACAAGGAATCCTTCGGCATCGAGATGGTGGAGCATTTCGACTCCGCGTTTCGCGAGATCATAGCCGACGCCCGCAACACGCCCGGCCTCCCCCCGCTGGACAAGCTGCGCCGCATCTTCGACGGATTCGCGGCCCACTTCGAGTCTTACGGCTACACGCGAGGCTGTCCCATCGGCAACCTGGCCCAGGAAATGGGCGACCTGTCCGAGCCGTTCCGCGCCCGGTTGCGCCAGGCCCTGGACGGCATGAGCAAATCCATCGCCGATATCCTGGACGACGCCGTGGAAAGCGGCGACCTCCCGCCCGCCACGGACACCTGGGAAACCGCCGTGTTTGTGGTCGAGGCATGGCACGGCGCCATCATCCGCATGAAGGTGACCAAGGACGGGGAGCCGCTCAGACTCTGCAACCGATTCATTTTCGACAAGATATTGAAGTAG
- the aroC gene encoding chorismate synthase → MSGNTFGEIFKLTTFGESHGLGLGGIVDGCPSGIPLDESILQLELDRRKPGQGGLASTTRKEPDQVKILSGVFEGRTTGTPIGFYIENTNQRSHDYSKIKDVFRPGHADFSYNAKYGFRDYRGGGRSSGRETVSRVAGGAIAQELLRQEGISIYAYTVEFGSIPAEVKDIEGAQDRPYFSPDPDIVETWNERVIQVRDDEDSLGGVVEIRATGLPAGLGEPVFGKLDARVAAALMSVGAVKAVEIGSGVQAARSLGSENNDPIGPDGFLSNNAGGILGGISSGQDVVARAYVKPIASILQEQQTVTTTGEPTFIMVGGRHDISAIPRINPVLKAMMALTIADVLLLDRRLGVRD, encoded by the coding sequence ATGAGCGGCAATACCTTCGGAGAAATCTTCAAGCTGACCACCTTCGGCGAGTCCCACGGACTGGGGCTGGGCGGCATCGTGGACGGCTGTCCCTCGGGCATCCCGCTCGACGAATCCATCCTCCAGCTGGAGTTGGACAGGCGCAAGCCGGGGCAGGGCGGGCTGGCCTCCACCACCCGCAAGGAGCCGGACCAGGTCAAGATCCTGTCCGGCGTGTTCGAGGGCAGGACCACCGGCACGCCCATCGGGTTCTACATCGAGAACACCAACCAGCGCTCCCACGATTATTCCAAGATCAAGGACGTGTTCCGGCCCGGCCACGCCGACTTTTCCTACAACGCCAAGTACGGGTTCCGGGACTACCGGGGCGGCGGGCGCTCCTCCGGGCGCGAGACCGTGTCCCGCGTGGCGGGCGGGGCCATCGCCCAGGAGCTGCTGCGGCAGGAGGGCATCTCGATCTACGCCTACACCGTGGAGTTCGGCTCCATCCCGGCGGAGGTCAAGGACATCGAGGGCGCGCAGGACAGGCCGTATTTCAGCCCGGACCCGGACATCGTGGAGACCTGGAACGAGCGGGTCATCCAGGTTCGCGACGACGAGGATTCCCTGGGCGGCGTGGTCGAGATCCGCGCCACCGGGCTGCCCGCCGGGCTCGGCGAGCCGGTCTTCGGCAAGCTCGACGCCCGCGTCGCGGCGGCGCTCATGTCCGTGGGAGCGGTCAAGGCCGTGGAGATCGGCTCCGGCGTGCAGGCCGCGCGGTCGCTGGGTAGCGAGAACAACGATCCTATCGGACCGGACGGCTTCCTGTCCAACAACGCGGGCGGCATCCTCGGCGGCATCTCGTCCGGCCAGGACGTGGTGGCCCGGGCCTACGTCAAGCCCATCGCCTCCATCCTCCAGGAACAGCAGACCGTGACCACCACGGGCGAACCGACCTTCATCATGGTCGGCGGACGCCACGACATCAGCGCCATTCCGCGCATCAATCCCGTGCTCAAGGCCATGATGGCCCTGACCATAGCGGACGTCCTCCTGCTCGACAGGCGGCTCGGCGTGCGGGACTAG